Proteins found in one Arachis stenosperma cultivar V10309 chromosome 8, arast.V10309.gnm1.PFL2, whole genome shotgun sequence genomic segment:
- the LOC130946045 gene encoding phosphatidylinositol 4-phosphate 5-kinase 6-like, translated as MNKEQNQIVKAWEAAVRKSAGPKRRAKSIFTPMSVAHVDDDDDDFHVEKILSNGDFYTGNCLDNLPHGQGKYLWTDGCMYVGEWQKGKTMGKGRFSWPSGATYEGDFKDGHMDGKGTYIGSSGDTYKGCWVMDLRHGNGTQSFPNGDFYDGEWRKGTQSGHGRYQWKNGNHYIGQWRHGLFSGNGTMMWSNGNRYDGCWEEGLPKGNGTFRWGDGSFYVGVWSKDPKEQSGTYYPSGSCAGNLEWDPQELYSVDLDECRLWPCEKVAIYPSHKTLNPAGLEEEEEPTFKKSDACERPRWKSVDGRLSNYSSEDGSSYSYDGSSLGSPLVDPLLPRAPNFRLKPPKRQGETISKGHKNYELMLNLQLGISSKRYQNISIHLTLLANMHQHAVGRPAPSTSLDLKSSAFDPKEKVWTKFPSEGSKYTPPHSSCEFKWKDYCPVVFRALRKLFKVDPADYMLSLCGNDALRELSSPGKSGSFFYLTHDDRYMIKTMKKAECKVFLRMLPGYYKHVRAFENTLVTKFFGLHCVRLTGTAQKKVRFVIMGNLFCSQYPIHRRFDLKGSTFGRTTDKPESEVDPTVTLKDLDLNYIFRLRKAWFQEFCRQVDRDCDFLEQERIMDYSLLVGLHFRGISCGENVTPSSGRSSGTRTPTGSGNNFDDGALRLFGVDVDPLATDPNRWIHLGISMPARAESTMRRSSVSETPQLVGEPTGELYDIIIFFGIIDILQDYDLSKKIEHAYKSFQYDPTSISAVDPRLYSRRFRDFLFRVFVEDKV; from the exons ATGAACAAAGAGCAAAACCAAATTGTAAAGGCTTGGGAAGCAGCAGTTAGAAAATCAGCTGGTCCAAAAAGAAGGGCAAAGAGCATTTTCACACCAATGTCTGTTGCCCATGTtgatgatgacgatgatgatTT CCATGTTGAGAAAATCCTGTCGAATGGCGACTTCTACACTGGAAATTGCCTTGATAACCTCCCCCATGGGCAAGGTAAGTACCTATGGACAGATGGGTGCATGTATGTTGGGGAATGGCAAAAGGGTAAAACCATGGGTAAGGGTAGGTTTAGTTGGCCTAGTGGTGCAACCTATGAGGGTGATTTCAAAGATGGTCATATGGATGGTAAGGGTACTTATATTGGTTCATCTGGGGATACTTATAAGGGTTGTTGGGTAATGGATTTGAGACATGGAAATGGGACTCAAAGTTTTCCCAATGGGGATTTCTATGATGGAGAATGGAGGAAAGGGACGCAAAGTGGTCATGGTaggtatcaatggaagaatggGAACCATTACATTGGTCAATGGAGGCATGGTTTGTTCTCAGGGAATGGAACAATGATGTGGAGCAATGGGAATAGGTATGATGGTTGTTGGGAAGAGGGCTTGCCCAAAGGGAACGGAACCTTCCGCTGGGGCGATGGAAGCTTCTATGTTGGGGTTTGGagtaaggatccaaaggaacaGAGTGGGACTTATTATCCATCAGGATCTTGTGCTGGAAACTTGGAATGGGATCCTCAAGAGCTTTATTCAGTTGATTTGGATGAATGCAGGTTGTGGCCCTGCGAGAAGGTCGCTATTTACCCTTCGCACAAAACCTTGAATCCGGCCGGcttggaggaggaggaggaaccAACGTTtaagaagagcgacgcgtgcgAGCGGCCGAGGTGGAAGTCCGTGGACGGAAGGCTTAGTAATTATAGCTCTGAAGATGGTTCTTCTTACTCTTATGATGGAAGTAGTTTGGGAAGTCCTCTTGTTGATCCTTTGCTTCCAAGAGCTCCCAATTTCAGGCTTAAGCCCCCTAAACGCCAAGGAGAGACTATATCTAAAGGTCATAAGAATTATGAACTCATGCTAAATTTGCAACTAGGTATCAG CAGTAAACGTTACCAAAACATTTCTATCCATCTCACACTACTAGCAAATATGCATCA ACATGCTGTTGGAAGACCTGCTCCTAGTACATCTCTTGATCTAAAATCCTCTGCATTTGATCCCAAAGAAAAAGTATGGACTAAGTTTCCATCAGAAGGGTCCAAATACACACCACCTCATTCATCTTGCGAGTTTAAATGGAAAGACTATTGTCCGGTAGTGTTTAG GGCTCTAAGAAAATTGTTTAAAGTTGATCCAGCTGATTATATGTTATCGTTATGTGGGAATGATGCCCTTCGGGAACTCTCATCGCCAGGAAAAAGTGGTAGCTTTTTTTATTTAACCCATGATGACCGATACATGATCAAGACCATGAAGAAAGCAGAATGtaaa GTTTTTCTTAGAATGTTGCCTGGTTACTACAAACATGTTAGGGCTTTTGAGAACACTTTAGTCACCAAGTTTTTCGGCCTCCATTGTGTTAGATTAACGGGAACAGCTCAAAAAAAG GTTCGATTTGTCATTATGGGAAATCTATTCTGTTCACAGTACCCCATCCATAGGCGCTTTGACTTAAAAGGTTCAACCTTTGGTCGAACAACTGATAAGCCTGAATCTGAAGTAGATCCTACCGTAACACTCAAGGACCTTGATCTAAATTATATATTTCGATTGCGGAAGGCTTGGTTTCAAGAATTTTGCAG GCAAGTGGATAGGGACTGTGACTTTCTTGAGCAGGAGAGGATTATGGATTATAGCTTGTTGGTTGGTCTTCACTTTCGGGGAATATCGTGTGGTGAAAATGTTACACCTTCTTCTGGCCGCAGTTCAGGAACTCGAACCCCAACTG ggagtggtaataattTCGATGATGGAGCCCTTCGCCTTTTTGGAGTCGACGTCGATCCCCTTGCAACAGATCCTAATCG GTGGATTCACTTAGGAATAAGCATGCCAGCACGAGCTGAATCTACAATGCGAAGAAGTAGCGTTAGTGAAACTCCTCAGCTGGTTGGAGAACCAACAGGGGAGTTATATGACATCATCATTTTCTTTGGTATTATAGACATATTACAAGACTATGACCTAAGTAAAAAGATCGAGCACGCTTACAAATCCTTCCAGTACGATCCCACCTCCATCTCCGCCGTCGATCCAAGGCTATACTCTAGACGGTTTCGcgatttcctcttcagagttttTGTAGAGGACAAGGTTTAG